A genome region from Maridesulfovibrio salexigens DSM 2638 includes the following:
- a CDS encoding SLC13 family permease, producing the protein MTPEILLVMAVLAFAVLLFIFEWVRVDVVGIIMMVLLPLLGLVTPKQAISGLSSNAVVSIIAVIIIGAGLDKTGVMNSLARVILKFAGKSETRIMSLIAGTVAIISGFMQNIGAAALFLPAAKRIGNQTGVPVGRLLMPMGFCAIIGGCLTLVGSSPLILLNDLMIVGGKHYEPFGMFGVTPIGICLLVAALIYFIILGRFILPSKNVGETSGPMSELLANTYGGIGSLYEMHVPETWSCDHDLMNLELRPIYFSTIVAIARERGKNHKIAPDAQEVILPGDHLAVVGPIESVQRMAADYGWALKDDLETFAEELSPNNAGLMEGIITPRSELVGETLRTLGIRNRFQVSPVAIFRGEKLFISGLTDLRLESGDALLLHGRWEMFHMLKDRPDFVFTEEVKGEILRTEKAKLALMWLAVSLFMILGLHIQLSIALLTGALGMVLTKVLSIDEAYQSVDWMTVFLLGGLIPLGMAFENTGAAKYIADTIMAALGHPSALILLTVIGALTSFFTLVASNVGATVLLVPLSMNMALNAGVDPRIAALTVAVAASNTFVLPTHQVNALIMRPGGYKTVDYVRAGTGMTILYMAVMISALMILY; encoded by the coding sequence ATGACTCCAGAAATTCTTCTCGTAATGGCAGTACTGGCCTTCGCGGTGCTGCTTTTCATATTCGAATGGGTGAGGGTCGACGTAGTCGGCATCATCATGATGGTTTTACTGCCCCTGCTCGGGCTTGTTACTCCAAAACAGGCCATCAGCGGTTTAAGCAGTAACGCTGTCGTCTCCATCATTGCTGTTATCATCATCGGAGCCGGACTGGACAAGACCGGCGTAATGAACTCCCTGGCACGGGTTATCCTTAAATTCGCAGGAAAAAGCGAAACCAGGATCATGTCACTCATAGCCGGAACTGTCGCCATAATTTCAGGATTTATGCAGAATATCGGGGCCGCAGCCCTGTTCCTGCCCGCAGCCAAACGCATCGGCAACCAGACCGGAGTTCCTGTTGGCAGACTGCTTATGCCCATGGGATTCTGCGCCATTATCGGCGGCTGCCTGACCCTTGTAGGCTCCAGTCCTCTGATCCTGCTTAACGACCTTATGATCGTAGGCGGTAAACATTACGAACCCTTCGGAATGTTCGGGGTAACACCTATAGGCATCTGTCTTCTTGTTGCCGCACTCATCTATTTCATTATTCTGGGCCGTTTCATCCTGCCCAGCAAAAACGTAGGCGAAACTTCGGGCCCCATGTCCGAATTGCTCGCCAACACATACGGCGGCATCGGCTCCCTATATGAGATGCATGTTCCTGAAACATGGAGCTGCGACCATGATCTCATGAACCTTGAGCTACGCCCCATTTATTTTTCAACCATTGTCGCAATTGCGCGCGAACGCGGCAAAAACCATAAGATCGCCCCGGATGCACAGGAAGTAATCCTGCCCGGAGACCATCTTGCAGTGGTCGGCCCGATCGAATCTGTGCAGCGCATGGCTGCGGACTACGGCTGGGCTCTCAAGGACGACCTTGAAACCTTTGCCGAAGAACTTTCTCCCAACAATGCCGGACTCATGGAAGGTATCATCACCCCACGCTCAGAACTTGTAGGCGAAACACTGCGTACTCTGGGCATCCGTAACCGCTTTCAGGTTTCCCCGGTGGCAATCTTCAGGGGCGAGAAACTGTTCATCAGCGGGTTGACCGACCTGCGCTTAGAATCCGGTGATGCCCTTCTGCTGCATGGTCGCTGGGAAATGTTCCACATGCTCAAAGACCGTCCGGACTTTGTATTTACCGAAGAAGTAAAAGGCGAAATCCTGCGCACTGAAAAGGCAAAACTGGCCCTCATGTGGCTGGCGGTTTCCCTGTTCATGATCCTCGGCCTGCACATTCAGCTCTCCATCGCACTGCTGACCGGCGCACTGGGAATGGTTCTGACCAAAGTCCTGAGCATTGATGAAGCATACCAGTCCGTAGACTGGATGACCGTATTCCTACTCGGCGGTCTTATCCCGCTGGGCATGGCTTTTGAGAACACCGGGGCAGCAAAATATATTGCAGACACCATCATGGCCGCATTGGGACACCCCTCGGCCCTGATTCTATTGACTGTAATCGGTGCGCTGACCTCGTTCTTCACTCTGGTGGCCTCAAATGTAGGCGCAACAGTCCTACTGGTGCCCCTGTCCATGAACATGGCCCTCAATGCCGGAGTCGATCCGCGCATCGCAGCCCTGACTGTGGCGGTCGCAGCTTCGAACACCTTCGTTCTGCCAACCCATCAGGTTAACGCCCTGATTATGCGCCCCGGAGGATACAAAACAGTCGACTACGTCCGTGCCGGGACCGGTATGACCATCTTGTATATGGCCGTCATGATCTCCGCTCTGATGATACTTTATTAG
- a CDS encoding FmdE family protein: MNIGPYTFEEFKEVARKFHGYPAPGLLIGGYMVEEAKKHLPADTLFDAVVETGKCLPDAVQILTLCSYGNGWMKVIKLGRYALSLYDKYTGKGVRIHIDTEKLENWPEIKAWFLKLKPKKEQDTDKLFAEICEAGPSLCSITPVQIAPDFMGHKHMRDIGICPSCNEAYPLSDGAICRGCQGEVPYVGGSRDVVREDCVVAVEVEDAVGRTALHDMTRIEPGVYKGPEFKAGQEITAGDVCRLQQMGRNRVYVQDESSADGMVHENEAAQAFADRMAGEGIVFKAPPEEGKISFCAAYKGLFSINRDILERFNMLPDVMCTSRQGDILVDEGKPVAGTRAIPLHISETVFRNALSVLDEDPLFSVIPLRKAKVGILVTGTEVFQGLIEDKFVPIISGKVERLGCEVAASVIVPDDKDAISNGVNELLKQGADLIVTTAGLSVDPDDATRAGLVDAGLKDALFGVPALPGTMLLLGKIQHADVIGVPACALFYKITSFDLVLPRILAGQAITRKELTRLAEGGLCLNCRSCTFPKCPFGK, encoded by the coding sequence ATGAACATCGGACCGTATACTTTTGAAGAGTTCAAGGAAGTTGCCCGTAAATTTCACGGATATCCCGCTCCCGGATTGCTTATCGGCGGGTATATGGTGGAGGAAGCCAAGAAACATCTTCCCGCAGACACTCTTTTTGATGCTGTGGTGGAAACCGGGAAATGTCTGCCTGATGCTGTTCAGATCCTCACCCTTTGCTCATATGGAAACGGCTGGATGAAAGTAATCAAGCTTGGACGTTACGCTCTTTCTCTTTACGATAAGTATACAGGGAAAGGTGTGCGTATCCATATTGATACTGAAAAGCTGGAAAACTGGCCGGAAATCAAGGCCTGGTTTTTGAAACTGAAGCCGAAAAAGGAACAGGATACCGATAAACTTTTCGCTGAAATATGTGAGGCCGGACCGTCACTTTGTTCCATCACCCCTGTTCAGATTGCGCCCGATTTTATGGGGCATAAGCATATGCGTGATATCGGTATCTGTCCGTCTTGCAATGAAGCTTATCCGCTCAGTGACGGGGCAATATGCCGTGGTTGTCAGGGAGAAGTGCCTTATGTGGGCGGCTCTCGCGATGTTGTTCGCGAAGATTGCGTTGTGGCTGTGGAAGTTGAGGACGCAGTAGGCAGAACCGCTTTGCATGACATGACCCGTATTGAACCCGGAGTTTACAAGGGGCCGGAGTTCAAGGCCGGGCAGGAAATCACTGCCGGGGATGTCTGTCGCTTGCAGCAGATGGGTCGTAACCGGGTTTATGTTCAGGATGAAAGTTCTGCGGATGGAATGGTTCATGAGAATGAAGCCGCACAAGCCTTTGCAGACCGAATGGCCGGGGAAGGAATTGTGTTCAAGGCTCCCCCGGAAGAAGGTAAAATCAGTTTCTGTGCAGCTTACAAAGGACTGTTTTCCATCAACCGTGATATTCTTGAGCGGTTCAACATGCTGCCCGATGTGATGTGTACTTCCAGACAGGGCGATATCCTTGTGGATGAAGGAAAGCCTGTTGCCGGAACAAGGGCTATCCCTCTGCATATTTCCGAAACCGTTTTCCGTAATGCCTTATCCGTGCTTGATGAAGATCCGCTCTTTTCCGTCATTCCATTGAGAAAGGCCAAAGTAGGAATTCTGGTTACCGGAACTGAAGTCTTTCAAGGTCTGATAGAAGATAAATTTGTTCCGATCATCAGTGGAAAGGTGGAACGTCTGGGGTGTGAAGTTGCTGCAAGCGTGATTGTTCCTGATGATAAGGATGCTATTTCAAATGGCGTGAATGAACTTTTGAAGCAGGGTGCTGATCTGATTGTAACCACGGCAGGTCTTTCCGTAGACCCTGATGATGCTACCCGCGCCGGTCTGGTTGATGCCGGGCTGAAGGATGCTTTATTCGGAGTCCCCGCGTTGCCCGGAACCATGCTTTTGCTCGGGAAGATTCAGCATGCTGATGTTATCGGCGTTCCGGCCTGTGCTTTATTCTACAAGATTACCAGTTTTGATTTGGTGCTGCCGCGTATTCTTGCGGGGCAGGCCATCACGCGCAAAGAGCTTACTCGCTTAGCCGAGGGCGGACTTTGTCTTAACTGTCGTTCTTGTACTTTTCCGAAGTGTCCGTTTGGAAAGTAG
- a CDS encoding rhodanese-like domain-containing protein has translation MRKMQFFKVVVLALCLAFIAAPAMAKEVVPKSKMQDWMYKDMVDTDFVAKYAKMPKPEGVMIIDSRPYKGKYILGYIPTAVSIPDSKFDEMTDKLPKDKNTLLIFYCQGLKCKLSHKSAKKAVKLGYKNVKVYPYGYPGWMKSGRYGGIGLETVAEMMANGDPYMLIDARPTKKFLAGSIPSAISIPDSKWAKRTGLLPADKKNTKLIYFCGGYKCKLSHKSAIRAMGIGYKNVHVAEAGYPGWKKMFGASGAVEVKSGGEEGSIDIEQFKKIVAENPNSIMLIDVRDADEYAQGHIPSAVNMSVDMLEKKIKTLPADKPIVFVCTTGARSGEAYYMTLDMRPDIKKVYYLEAETDFHKDGSFTIHTPKK, from the coding sequence ATGAGGAAAATGCAGTTTTTCAAGGTAGTGGTACTGGCACTGTGTCTGGCGTTCATAGCTGCACCGGCCATGGCTAAGGAAGTTGTCCCCAAGAGTAAGATGCAGGACTGGATGTACAAGGACATGGTTGATACCGACTTTGTTGCCAAGTACGCCAAAATGCCCAAACCTGAAGGCGTGATGATCATTGATTCCCGTCCTTACAAGGGCAAGTATATCCTTGGATATATTCCTACTGCTGTCTCCATTCCGGATTCAAAATTTGACGAGATGACCGACAAGCTGCCTAAAGACAAAAACACCCTGCTCATTTTTTATTGTCAGGGCCTTAAATGCAAATTGAGCCACAAGTCAGCTAAGAAAGCTGTAAAGCTTGGCTATAAAAACGTAAAAGTATACCCCTATGGGTACCCCGGCTGGATGAAATCCGGTCGCTATGGCGGTATCGGCCTTGAAACTGTTGCCGAGATGATGGCTAACGGCGACCCTTACATGCTGATCGATGCCCGTCCGACCAAGAAGTTTCTGGCAGGTTCCATTCCGTCAGCTATCTCCATTCCCGATTCCAAATGGGCTAAGCGCACCGGCCTGCTGCCCGCAGATAAGAAAAACACCAAGCTTATCTACTTCTGCGGTGGTTATAAGTGCAAGCTGAGTCATAAGTCTGCCATCCGTGCAATGGGCATCGGCTATAAAAACGTGCATGTTGCCGAAGCAGGATATCCTGGTTGGAAGAAAATGTTCGGTGCATCCGGTGCTGTTGAAGTTAAGTCCGGCGGCGAAGAAGGCAGCATCGATATTGAGCAGTTCAAGAAGATTGTTGCTGAAAATCCGAACTCAATCATGTTGATCGATGTTCGTGATGCTGATGAATACGCGCAGGGCCATATTCCCAGTGCTGTGAATATGTCAGTGGACATGCTTGAGAAGAAGATAAAGACACTCCCCGCTGACAAGCCCATCGTGTTTGTATGTACAACCGGAGCACGCAGCGGCGAAGCTTACTACATGACCTTGGACATGCGTCCTGATATTAAGAAAGTATATTACCTTGAAGCTGAAACCGATTTCCATAAGGACGGTTCCTTCACAATTCATACCCCCAAAAAATAG
- a CDS encoding TorD/DmsD family molecular chaperone — MTDKNTNTPTSEEENLDQVCLLNCIELCAIIFRGINPEECAALLDEGLPELATLSTESLQSLSGPLKDLQTSYPDVTDTFCAELESEYVRLFINSRDGIVAPLYESCYEPGSGRVMGESHVTMSKLLEEAGLAPTGEQASEPMDHLCIELEYLYVLLANGWGGNDEDSLKQARAFAAQKMVWVRKFNEKLADSDAIKFYIAASELLIAMLEEVTSS, encoded by the coding sequence ATGACTGATAAAAATACCAACACACCAACGTCCGAAGAAGAAAACCTTGATCAGGTTTGCCTGCTCAACTGTATTGAGCTGTGTGCCATTATTTTCAGAGGGATAAACCCCGAAGAATGTGCCGCACTTCTGGACGAAGGTCTGCCCGAACTGGCTACACTTTCAACGGAATCGCTGCAATCCCTTTCAGGACCACTGAAAGATCTCCAAACATCCTACCCGGATGTCACCGACACTTTCTGTGCCGAGCTTGAGTCCGAATACGTAAGGTTGTTCATCAACAGCCGTGACGGGATTGTCGCCCCGCTTTATGAATCATGCTACGAACCGGGCTCCGGCAGAGTTATGGGCGAATCCCATGTTACCATGAGCAAACTTCTTGAAGAAGCCGGGCTTGCCCCCACCGGGGAACAGGCTTCCGAACCTATGGACCATCTCTGCATTGAGCTGGAATACCTCTACGTGCTGCTGGCCAACGGCTGGGGTGGAAACGATGAGGATTCCCTCAAGCAGGCCAGAGCATTTGCAGCACAAAAAATGGTCTGGGTCCGCAAATTCAATGAAAAGCTGGCTGACAGCGATGCCATTAAATTTTACATTGCAGCATCTGAACTGCTGATTGCCATGCTGGAAGAAGTTACTTCCTCCTAA
- a CDS encoding formate dehydrogenase subunit gamma produces the protein MSQRQYKRHDRSDIFIHWFNAVCWFLLLVTGLGLFGNPEIDPLGSGYPAFMRSLVGGGGNLLIIHVTLGLIWAGGLLLYMLINFKGAVFFLKEIFMVDPARDITWMIRKMILMTAGPKLLGKNSELPDQGYYNMGQKAFAQASVVGGVVIVVTGIIMFLSDQTLGAEHMALVSWSITLHYLAVGLVFAGLLVHIYMAAISPEEKPGFRSMFTGHVPEDYAKHHHKLWYERVKDNPSSEV, from the coding sequence ATGAGTCAGAGACAATACAAGCGGCATGACCGCTCGGACATCTTTATCCACTGGTTCAACGCAGTCTGCTGGTTCCTTTTGCTGGTAACCGGACTGGGACTTTTCGGTAACCCGGAAATTGATCCGCTTGGCTCAGGTTATCCGGCCTTTATGCGTTCATTGGTTGGCGGAGGAGGGAACCTGCTGATCATCCATGTCACCCTCGGCCTCATCTGGGCTGGTGGTCTGCTTTTGTACATGCTGATCAATTTTAAGGGAGCTGTCTTCTTTTTGAAGGAAATCTTCATGGTTGATCCGGCTCGGGACATAACCTGGATGATCCGCAAGATGATCCTTATGACCGCCGGACCTAAATTGCTGGGCAAGAATTCCGAATTGCCCGATCAGGGGTATTACAACATGGGCCAGAAGGCTTTTGCTCAGGCTTCTGTTGTGGGTGGTGTCGTGATCGTTGTGACCGGGATCATCATGTTCCTGTCCGACCAAACCTTAGGTGCGGAACATATGGCCTTGGTCAGTTGGTCCATCACCCTGCATTACCTTGCCGTAGGTCTGGTCTTCGCAGGTCTGCTGGTACACATCTACATGGCGGCCATATCACCGGAAGAAAAGCCCGGATTCCGTTCTATGTTTACCGGACATGTTCCCGAGGATTACGCCAAGCATCACCATAAACTCTGGTACGAGCGGGTAAAAGATAACCCTTCGTCTGAAGTTTAG
- a CDS encoding metal-sensitive transcriptional regulator, with translation MPESAAEQEKIKIDVLKRMKRIEGQIRGIQGMIESGKECSDILTQVKAARSALKSSTKLIMKRYMLKCYAEAIESGEDPVEAMDKFVTVMTNYME, from the coding sequence ATGCCCGAATCCGCAGCAGAACAGGAAAAAATCAAAATTGATGTCCTTAAGCGCATGAAGCGTATCGAAGGACAGATCAGAGGAATTCAGGGAATGATTGAAAGTGGCAAGGAATGCAGCGATATCTTAACGCAGGTAAAAGCTGCGCGTTCCGCCCTTAAATCTTCAACTAAACTTATTATGAAACGTTACATGCTTAAGTGCTATGCCGAGGCCATCGAAAGCGGTGAAGACCCGGTTGAGGCAATGGATAAGTTCGTAACTGTCATGACCAATTATATGGAGTAG
- a CDS encoding rhodanese-like domain-containing protein: protein MIRMRISITTFFLFLIMFSAVQVRAEQERPIWWNDVQKEADRYGYKLLDGPGVEEKLKEVPGIMLLDVRAGYEFEGGHIPGARNMEFELGEDQYFSKEREKQLRELLGPDLNRPVIIYCRSFRULRSSIAARRAARLGYTNIYRYAAGWFGWVETHLPEKQTVELKIIPDMNFAFSGNAEERSYLGLDKGKSDLNLSSLDAKYFLLLLVEEGHAENAQAVLSVDAARRELECCTPDMLFITVGFGMNRREAIRFHKINNAGIPMLADPVEHSGALREGEQLPVVFMLKKEEDAFAVMFVCNDLVSGPAPLVIRINDALSGKPGRKCIRRK, encoded by the coding sequence ATGATCCGGATGCGGATTTCCATCACAACGTTCTTTTTGTTCCTGATAATGTTCTCGGCCGTACAGGTTCGGGCTGAACAAGAGCGTCCAATCTGGTGGAATGATGTGCAGAAGGAAGCTGACCGTTACGGCTATAAGCTGTTGGACGGACCGGGAGTTGAAGAGAAATTAAAAGAAGTTCCCGGAATTATGCTGCTGGATGTGCGGGCCGGATACGAATTTGAAGGAGGGCATATTCCCGGTGCCCGGAACATGGAATTTGAACTTGGCGAAGACCAGTACTTCTCCAAGGAAAGAGAAAAGCAGTTGCGGGAGTTGCTTGGGCCGGATCTTAACCGTCCGGTGATTATCTACTGCCGCAGCTTCAGGTGACTGCGCAGTTCCATTGCGGCTCGCCGTGCAGCGCGCCTCGGTTATACGAACATTTACCGCTATGCTGCGGGATGGTTCGGCTGGGTGGAGACTCATCTGCCGGAAAAACAGACGGTAGAACTGAAGATCATTCCGGATATGAATTTTGCATTCTCCGGCAACGCTGAAGAGCGCTCTTATCTTGGGTTAGACAAAGGGAAAAGCGACCTGAATCTGTCCTCACTCGATGCGAAATATTTCCTGCTACTGCTGGTGGAAGAAGGTCATGCTGAAAACGCACAGGCGGTTCTTAGTGTTGATGCTGCGCGCAGGGAACTTGAATGCTGTACCCCGGACATGCTGTTCATAACTGTCGGGTTCGGCATGAATCGTCGCGAAGCCATACGTTTCCACAAGATCAACAATGCCGGGATTCCCATGCTTGCTGATCCCGTGGAACACAGTGGGGCTTTAAGAGAAGGGGAGCAACTTCCTGTCGTATTCATGTTGAAAAAGGAAGAGGATGCTTTTGCGGTAATGTTTGTCTGCAATGATCTGGTTTCCGGACCGGCACCGCTGGTTATAAGAATCAACGATGCCCTTAGCGGAAAACCCGGACGAAAATGTATTAGGAGGAAGTAA
- the nhaB gene encoding sodium/proton antiporter NhaB: protein MQQTFLQSLGNNFLGHAPKWYKQVILAFLVINPVLMLTAGPQVAGWALIGEFIFTLAMALKCYPLPAGGLLAIEAVFMGLTSTETIYHEALNNFEVILLLIFMVAGIYFMKEFLQFTFTRILVRVHSKVAISLMFCFAGAFLSAFLDALTVTAVIIAVAYSFYNIYHRFASGKTLHCEHDLCSDQAVIEKNRSDLKEFRAFLRNLMMHGAVGTALGGVCTLVGEPQNLLIGGEMGWHFVEFFLEVMPVSLPVLAVGLLTCMTVEKFHLFGYGAKLPGNIRSHLLETAVKMEEKQGQAGKTRLIIQSLTGVWLVVALAFHLAAVGIIGLSVIIFLTSMNGYIEEHQLGKAFEEALPFTALLVVFFSIVAVIHDQEIFHPIIEFVLSMQGHTQLAAYYIANGLLSAISDNVFVATVYISETKLHFINLLGTLPDIGMSAQALMEKLTDPHLARIDVVAGMPQATATKVLEIMHHFDKLAVAINTGTNIPSVATPNGQAAFLFLLTSALAPVIRLSYGRMVMLALPYTITMSLTGLAAVNYFL, encoded by the coding sequence ATGCAGCAGACATTCCTGCAATCACTCGGAAACAACTTCCTCGGCCATGCTCCCAAATGGTACAAGCAAGTTATTCTGGCCTTTCTGGTCATCAACCCCGTACTCATGCTCACAGCCGGACCACAGGTTGCAGGCTGGGCATTAATCGGTGAATTCATTTTCACGCTGGCAATGGCACTGAAGTGCTACCCCCTTCCAGCAGGCGGACTGCTGGCCATCGAAGCAGTGTTCATGGGCCTGACTTCAACAGAAACCATCTACCACGAAGCACTGAATAACTTTGAGGTTATACTGCTGCTGATCTTCATGGTCGCCGGTATCTACTTCATGAAAGAATTCCTGCAATTCACCTTTACCCGCATTCTGGTCCGGGTTCATTCCAAGGTCGCCATTTCATTAATGTTCTGCTTTGCCGGAGCATTTCTGTCCGCTTTTCTGGATGCCCTTACCGTTACTGCGGTCATCATTGCCGTGGCCTACAGTTTCTACAATATCTACCACAGGTTTGCTTCCGGCAAGACACTGCATTGCGAGCACGACCTTTGCAGCGATCAGGCGGTAATTGAAAAGAACCGCTCAGACCTTAAAGAATTCCGGGCCTTCCTGCGCAACCTGATGATGCACGGTGCTGTCGGTACTGCATTGGGCGGAGTATGTACGCTTGTTGGTGAACCCCAGAACCTGCTTATCGGCGGTGAAATGGGCTGGCATTTTGTGGAATTCTTTCTGGAAGTAATGCCCGTATCCCTGCCTGTGCTTGCAGTGGGCTTGCTGACCTGTATGACTGTGGAAAAATTTCATCTTTTCGGATACGGCGCAAAACTGCCCGGAAACATACGTTCACACCTGCTCGAAACAGCGGTAAAAATGGAAGAAAAACAAGGTCAGGCAGGCAAAACCAGACTGATCATCCAATCCCTGACCGGGGTCTGGCTGGTCGTGGCTCTTGCTTTTCACCTTGCTGCAGTGGGGATCATCGGACTTTCTGTAATCATCTTCCTGACTTCCATGAACGGCTATATCGAAGAGCACCAGCTTGGTAAGGCTTTTGAAGAAGCACTTCCTTTTACCGCTCTGCTGGTGGTCTTCTTCTCTATCGTGGCTGTGATCCATGATCAGGAAATATTCCACCCGATCATTGAGTTCGTTCTCAGCATGCAGGGACATACTCAGCTTGCCGCATACTACATTGCCAACGGATTGCTCTCTGCAATTTCTGACAACGTATTTGTGGCTACTGTTTATATATCAGAAACAAAACTTCACTTTATCAACCTGCTGGGGACTCTCCCTGACATCGGTATGAGCGCTCAGGCTCTGATGGAAAAGCTTACCGATCCTCATCTGGCGAGGATCGATGTTGTCGCAGGCATGCCTCAGGCTACCGCTACAAAAGTTCTTGAGATCATGCACCACTTCGACAAGCTGGCCGTTGCCATTAACACCGGGACCAACATCCCCAGTGTGGCGACCCCCAACGGTCAGGCTGCATTCCTCTTTCTCCTGACATCAGCTCTTGCACCGGTGATACGCCTCTCATACGGCCGGATGGTAATGCTGGCATTACCATACACCATCACAATGTCCCTGACCGGCCTAGCGGCAGTTAATTACTTCCTGTAA
- a CDS encoding 4Fe-4S dicluster domain-containing protein — translation MSKTVQLAMVIDSSKCIDCKGCMASCKVANDVPDGQWRNWIKASVPDFASGKPKTHFQPGGCMHCDNPTCVQACPTGATFKDKTDGTVRIDTSLCIGCGNCMPACPYDARFRNEITRKADKCDFCADRRAQGLLPACVDTCPTKARVFGDINDPDSEAYRLLQENKGKLVRVINAKSDTKPNMIYLGETAPLEWPVEARMPTAMDVLTTMVNPVVKTVVGLSGLGVAVMLGRQLLVGSDEHDDSRSKGGDA, via the coding sequence ATGAGTAAGACAGTACAACTCGCAATGGTCATCGATTCGTCAAAGTGCATAGATTGCAAGGGCTGCATGGCTTCCTGCAAGGTCGCCAACGATGTGCCGGACGGTCAGTGGCGTAACTGGATCAAGGCTTCCGTGCCGGACTTTGCTTCCGGCAAACCGAAGACTCATTTCCAGCCCGGCGGCTGCATGCATTGCGACAATCCCACCTGTGTTCAGGCCTGTCCCACCGGGGCGACTTTCAAAGACAAAACAGACGGCACTGTACGCATCGACACATCACTGTGCATCGGTTGCGGCAACTGTATGCCCGCTTGTCCCTATGATGCGCGTTTCCGTAATGAAATTACCCGCAAAGCCGATAAGTGCGATTTCTGTGCTGATCGCCGTGCGCAGGGATTGCTCCCCGCATGTGTGGACACTTGTCCCACCAAGGCCCGGGTTTTCGGTGACATAAACGATCCCGACTCTGAAGCTTACAGACTGCTTCAGGAAAACAAGGGCAAGCTGGTCCGTGTGATCAATGCCAAGTCGGATACCAAGCCGAACATGATCTATCTCGGCGAAACCGCTCCGCTGGAATGGCCAGTGGAAGCGAGAATGCCTACTGCAATGGATGTACTGACCACCATGGTCAACCCTGTGGTTAAGACCGTGGTCGGCCTTTCAGGACTCGGAGTGGCGGTTATGCTGGGCCGTCAGCTTCTGGTCGGGTCCGATGAACATGACGACTCCCGGAGCAAGGGAGGTGATGCCTAA